The following coding sequences lie in one Populus trichocarpa isolate Nisqually-1 chromosome 14, P.trichocarpa_v4.1, whole genome shotgun sequence genomic window:
- the LOC18104777 gene encoding probable protein arginine N-methyltransferase 6 isoform X1: MLGSVITARDHWLKHGGLILPSNATLYMAPVTHPDRYGESIDFWQNVNGINMSAMLPLAKQCAFEEPSVESISGENVLTWPHVVKHEDFYTIAIDELESVTTRYKFRSMMRAPLHGFAFWFNVEFGWPAASPIIPQASVLPTAPSSNPSMDGSKRKKRTNQNEALVLSTAPEDPPTHWQNTLIYSYDPIDVEQDQLIEGSATITQSKENL, from the exons ATGCTGGGAAGTGTCATCACTGCCAGAGATCACTGGCTGAAGCATGGAGGCCTTATTCTTCCATCAAATGCAACT TTGTACATGGCACCTGTCACACATCCAGACAGATATGGTGAAAGCATTGATTTTTGGCAAAACGTTAATGGAATCAATA TGTCTGCCATGTTGCCATTAGCAAAACAGTGTGCATTTGAAGAGCCATCTGTGGAATCAATATCAGGTGAAAATGTGTTGACATGGCCACATGTG GTTAAGCATGAGGATTTCTATACAATTGCAATTGATGAACTAGAATCTGTTACCACGAGATACAAATTCAGGTCAATGATGAGAG CTCCATTGCATGGCTTTGCGTTTTGGTTCAATGTTGAATTTGGTTGGCCTGCAGCATCTCCGATCATTCCTCAAGCATCAGTCTTGCCAACTGCGCCATCAAGCAATCCTTCAATGGACGGTAGtaagaggaagaaaagaacaaaTCAAAATGAGGCACTTGTGCTATCCACTGCACCCGAGGACCCTCCAACACATTGGCAAAAT ACTTTGATATACTCTTACGACCCAATAGATGTGGAGCAAGATCAGCTCATTGAAGGATCAGCTACAATAAcacaaagcaaagaaaacctTTGA
- the LOC18104777 gene encoding probable protein arginine N-methyltransferase 6 isoform X3, with the protein MAPVTHPDRYGESIDFWQNVNGINMSAMLPLAKQCAFEEPSVESISGENVLTWPHVVKHEDFYTIAIDELESVTTRYKFRSMMRAPLHGFAFWFNVEFGWPAASPIIPQASVLPTAPSSNPSMDGSKRKKRTNQNEALVLSTAPEDPPTHWQNTLIYSYDPIDVEQDQLIEGSATITQSKENL; encoded by the exons ATGGCACCTGTCACACATCCAGACAGATATGGTGAAAGCATTGATTTTTGGCAAAACGTTAATGGAATCAATA TGTCTGCCATGTTGCCATTAGCAAAACAGTGTGCATTTGAAGAGCCATCTGTGGAATCAATATCAGGTGAAAATGTGTTGACATGGCCACATGTG GTTAAGCATGAGGATTTCTATACAATTGCAATTGATGAACTAGAATCTGTTACCACGAGATACAAATTCAGGTCAATGATGAGAG CTCCATTGCATGGCTTTGCGTTTTGGTTCAATGTTGAATTTGGTTGGCCTGCAGCATCTCCGATCATTCCTCAAGCATCAGTCTTGCCAACTGCGCCATCAAGCAATCCTTCAATGGACGGTAGtaagaggaagaaaagaacaaaTCAAAATGAGGCACTTGTGCTATCCACTGCACCCGAGGACCCTCCAACACATTGGCAAAAT ACTTTGATATACTCTTACGACCCAATAGATGTGGAGCAAGATCAGCTCATTGAAGGATCAGCTACAATAAcacaaagcaaagaaaacctTTGA
- the LOC18104777 gene encoding probable protein arginine N-methyltransferase 6 isoform X2: MLGSVITARDHWLKHGGLILPSNATLYMAPVTHPDRYGESIDFWQNVNGINMSAMLPLAKQCAFEEPSVESISGENVLTWPHVVKHEDFYTIAIDELESVTTRYKFRSMMRASPIIPQASVLPTAPSSNPSMDGSKRKKRTNQNEALVLSTAPEDPPTHWQNTLIYSYDPIDVEQDQLIEGSATITQSKENL, encoded by the exons ATGCTGGGAAGTGTCATCACTGCCAGAGATCACTGGCTGAAGCATGGAGGCCTTATTCTTCCATCAAATGCAACT TTGTACATGGCACCTGTCACACATCCAGACAGATATGGTGAAAGCATTGATTTTTGGCAAAACGTTAATGGAATCAATA TGTCTGCCATGTTGCCATTAGCAAAACAGTGTGCATTTGAAGAGCCATCTGTGGAATCAATATCAGGTGAAAATGTGTTGACATGGCCACATGTG GTTAAGCATGAGGATTTCTATACAATTGCAATTGATGAACTAGAATCTGTTACCACGAGATACAAATTCAGGTCAATGATGAGAG CATCTCCGATCATTCCTCAAGCATCAGTCTTGCCAACTGCGCCATCAAGCAATCCTTCAATGGACGGTAGtaagaggaagaaaagaacaaaTCAAAATGAGGCACTTGTGCTATCCACTGCACCCGAGGACCCTCCAACACATTGGCAAAAT ACTTTGATATACTCTTACGACCCAATAGATGTGGAGCAAGATCAGCTCATTGAAGGATCAGCTACAATAAcacaaagcaaagaaaacctTTGA